In Thalassospira marina, the following are encoded in one genomic region:
- a CDS encoding AraC family transcriptional regulator, whose translation MSQSEQLAEIVRIIERFVNEDGQIPTAIDNLTIGRKTETTRPVHTAQWPCFAMIVQGSKEAIVGQQKLSYGPGDYVLVSLDMPVQSWVVQASPDKPMYGLGLAINHDALKTVMTRIAFDKRHLDKNPGLGIAVHKAPDALLDAVLRMMRLLERPDDVAGLACLIEEEILYHLLRGPFGATLLQIATAQSPANRIAGAISWLRENFKQPLRIEDLAKHVGMSASSLHHHFKAITAMTPMQYQKQLRLREARRLMLVEKQDVGMAGFLVGYDSPSQFSREYSRLFGMSPSRDIAAQQRLVHS comes from the coding sequence TTGAGCCAATCCGAGCAACTTGCAGAAATTGTCCGCATTATTGAACGCTTCGTAAACGAAGATGGCCAAATCCCAACAGCGATCGATAACCTGACCATCGGTCGAAAAACTGAAACCACGCGCCCGGTGCATACGGCACAGTGGCCGTGCTTTGCCATGATTGTCCAGGGCTCGAAAGAGGCAATTGTCGGCCAGCAGAAACTTTCTTACGGGCCGGGTGATTATGTGCTGGTGTCGCTTGATATGCCTGTGCAGTCCTGGGTGGTGCAGGCCAGCCCGGATAAGCCCATGTATGGTCTGGGCCTTGCGATAAATCATGACGCGTTAAAAACCGTGATGACGCGCATCGCCTTTGACAAACGTCACCTTGATAAAAACCCCGGCCTTGGCATTGCTGTGCATAAGGCACCCGATGCCTTGCTTGATGCGGTTTTGCGCATGATGCGCCTTCTGGAACGTCCCGATGACGTTGCCGGTCTTGCCTGCCTGATTGAAGAAGAAATTTTATATCATCTGCTGCGCGGGCCGTTTGGCGCAACTCTGTTGCAGATCGCAACCGCACAAAGCCCGGCCAACCGCATTGCCGGGGCGATTTCGTGGCTGCGCGAAAATTTCAAACAGCCGCTGCGCATTGAAGACCTGGCAAAACATGTGGGTATGAGCGCGTCTTCCCTGCATCATCACTTCAAGGCGATTACCGCCATGACGCCGATGCAGTATCAAAAACAGCTTCGCCTGCGCGAAGCACGCCGCCTGATGCTGGTGGAAAAACAGGATGTTGGCATGGCTGGTTTTTTGGTGGGTTATGACAGCCCGTCACAGTTCAGCCGGGAATATAGCCGTTTGTTTGGCATGTCGCCGTCGCGCGATATCGCCGCCCAGCAGCGCCTTGTGCACAGCTAG
- a CDS encoding LysR family transcriptional regulator — protein sequence MNYAGFDLNLIVAFDALMAERHVTRAAQRVGLTQPALSAALNRLRHITGDELFIRGPKGLMPTPRAVDLAPAFRTVLATVDGALALQKEFEPGRSRQTFALALAEHPAHLLLAPLEKAARELAPGIDLRVRELRNRRDAIRMLDEGQADLAIGVSPGSESRILSRHLWNEDFVGIARKGTDISPFALSAHLFAAERHVLFSPEAEDYGLVDTALAEHGLKRRLGVTSAYMYLVPGLVAQSDMLATVLQGVVRGSGLGDQLAVFKPPLELPTISYHLLWHRRTDAHPAHRWFRDIVVGLCQGF from the coding sequence ATGAATTATGCGGGATTTGACCTGAACCTGATTGTCGCCTTTGATGCCCTGATGGCAGAAAGGCACGTTACCCGTGCGGCCCAGCGTGTGGGCCTGACCCAACCTGCCTTAAGTGCGGCCCTTAACCGGTTGCGTCATATTACCGGGGACGAACTTTTCATTCGCGGGCCAAAGGGTTTAATGCCCACCCCGCGCGCGGTTGATCTGGCACCTGCCTTTCGTACCGTGCTGGCGACGGTCGATGGTGCCCTTGCCCTGCAAAAGGAATTTGAACCCGGCCGTTCCCGGCAAACATTTGCCCTGGCATTGGCGGAACATCCCGCGCATTTGCTGCTGGCCCCGCTGGAAAAAGCCGCGCGGGAACTGGCACCGGGCATTGATTTGCGCGTCAGGGAGCTGCGTAACCGGCGTGATGCCATTCGCATGCTTGATGAAGGGCAGGCGGATTTGGCAATTGGTGTATCACCCGGCAGCGAAAGCCGCATTTTATCGCGCCATTTATGGAATGAGGATTTTGTCGGTATCGCACGCAAGGGCACCGATATTTCGCCTTTTGCCCTATCTGCCCATTTGTTTGCAGCCGAACGCCATGTTCTTTTCTCGCCCGAGGCCGAGGATTACGGCCTTGTTGATACCGCCCTGGCCGAACATGGGCTGAAACGCCGGTTGGGGGTGACATCGGCCTATATGTATCTGGTGCCGGGCCTTGTGGCGCAAAGCGATATGCTGGCAACCGTGCTGCAGGGCGTGGTGCGGGGAAGTGGCCTTGGCGACCAGCTTGCCGTTTTCAAACCGCCGCTGGAATTGCCGACAATATCCTATCATTTATTGTGGCATCGCCGGACGGATGCCCACCCGGCCCATCGCTGGTTTCGCGATATTGTCGTCGGATTATGCCAAGGGTTTTAA
- a CDS encoding GlxA family transcriptional regulator, translating to MPPSKPAQSHASAGQSARTIAIFAADGVQMLDVSGPMDVFAEANRQLGRVYYDLKIISENPGPLAASSGIKLLPDLTIDETGNSNIDTLLVAGAPHADQIMPSIALQNWLTNMCQITRRYGSVCSGAFFLAHAGLLNNRRVTTHWSVADALKRRFPDIILDIDAIHTREGRLRTAAGVTAGMDLALALVNEDLGSALAQDIAAQLVMFFKRPGGQMQFRRNGAIAPTGRAALQEVQRWVSTRPDLKHTVASLAERTGLSPRHFARLFHDEVGITPADWIENVRVEHAKTLFHDGNFAPKQVASLCGFNDIDTFRRAFVRRVGITPADYRKRHAITRAD from the coding sequence ATGCCCCCGTCAAAACCTGCGCAAAGCCATGCATCTGCCGGGCAGTCAGCCCGCACCATTGCCATTTTTGCCGCTGACGGCGTTCAAATGCTTGATGTGTCCGGCCCCATGGATGTTTTTGCCGAGGCAAACCGCCAACTGGGCAGGGTTTATTACGACCTTAAAATCATTAGCGAAAATCCAGGCCCGCTTGCCGCGTCATCCGGCATTAAACTTCTGCCCGATCTTACAATTGATGAAACGGGCAATAGCAACATTGACACGCTGCTGGTCGCAGGCGCGCCACATGCCGATCAAATCATGCCGTCCATCGCACTTCAAAACTGGTTGACCAATATGTGCCAGATAACCCGGCGTTACGGGTCGGTTTGCAGTGGCGCATTTTTTCTGGCCCATGCCGGTTTGCTGAATAATCGCCGGGTCACCACGCACTGGTCGGTTGCCGATGCCCTGAAACGGCGTTTCCCCGATATCATCCTTGATATTGATGCCATCCACACCCGCGAAGGGCGGTTGCGCACGGCAGCCGGTGTTACCGCAGGCATGGACCTGGCCCTTGCCCTGGTAAACGAGGATCTGGGCAGTGCCCTTGCCCAGGATATCGCGGCCCAACTGGTGATGTTTTTTAAACGGCCGGGCGGGCAAATGCAGTTTCGCCGCAACGGTGCCATCGCACCAACTGGCCGCGCCGCCTTGCAGGAAGTCCAACGCTGGGTCAGCACCCGGCCCGACCTGAAACATACGGTCGCCTCGCTGGCCGAACGCACCGGGCTAAGCCCCCGCCACTTCGCCCGCCTGTTTCATGACGAAGTCGGCATCACCCCGGCCGACTGGATAGAAAATGTAAGGGTCGAACATGCCAAAACCCTGTTCCACGATGGCAATTTTGCCCCCAAACAGGTCGCATCCCTATGCGGGTTTAACGACATTGATACATTCCGCCGCGCCTTTGTCCGCCGGGTTGGCATTACCCCGGCTGATTACCGCAAACGCCATGCAATCACCCGCGCTGACTGA
- a CDS encoding DUF427 domain-containing protein: MSDKPVRISGPDHPITIEANPSMVSVTLDGQVIAQTSNALTLREANYPPVQYIPLADINADILSPSSKTTYCPYKGTASYFSINTPTQNLPDVIWSYREPYDAVAAIKDYCAFYPDRVSIKQE, encoded by the coding sequence ATGAGCGATAAACCGGTTCGTATTTCCGGGCCTGACCACCCCATTACCATCGAAGCCAATCCATCAATGGTGAGCGTTACCCTGGACGGGCAGGTGATTGCGCAAACATCAAATGCGCTTACCCTGCGCGAGGCGAATTATCCACCTGTGCAATATATTCCGCTGGCCGATATCAATGCCGACATTCTGTCCCCCAGCAGCAAAACCACCTATTGCCCCTATAAGGGTACGGCCAGTTATTTTAGCATCAATACCCCAACGCAGAATTTGCCAGATGTGATCTGGTCCTATCGCGAACCCTATGATGCCGTGGCAGCGATAAAGGATTATTGCGCATTTTATCCCGATCGTGTGTCCATTAAGCAGGAATAA
- a CDS encoding SDR family NAD(P)-dependent oxidoreductase encodes MTKSLDGKVAIVTGGSRGLGAMIAEHLADQGAAVAITYAASAQKADAVVAKLKAKGARAIAIKSDQSDLSSAKPMIDAVLAEFGQIDILVNNAGIAIQGQLVDDPELDGDNYNRQWQVNVLGTIANTRAAAPKMKDGGRIIFIGSLLGSYVPFPGVADYAGTKTALVGYARGIARDLGPRNITVNVIQPGIMPTDMAADVAGELPNRDAILDMHPIRRIATLEEVADAVCFIAGPSAGYINGETINMAGGLGI; translated from the coding sequence ATGACCAAATCACTGGACGGAAAAGTTGCCATCGTAACGGGTGGTTCACGTGGCCTGGGTGCCATGATCGCCGAACATCTGGCAGATCAGGGTGCCGCAGTTGCCATTACCTATGCCGCATCGGCGCAAAAGGCTGATGCTGTTGTTGCAAAATTGAAGGCCAAAGGCGCACGCGCAATTGCGATCAAAAGCGATCAGTCCGACCTGTCATCGGCAAAGCCGATGATTGATGCGGTCCTCGCCGAATTCGGCCAGATTGATATTCTGGTCAATAATGCCGGTATCGCCATTCAGGGCCAGCTGGTGGATGACCCGGAACTGGATGGTGATAATTATAACCGCCAATGGCAGGTTAATGTCTTGGGCACCATTGCCAATACCCGCGCTGCCGCCCCGAAAATGAAGGATGGCGGGCGTATTATTTTCATCGGTTCGCTTCTGGGGTCCTATGTGCCGTTTCCCGGTGTTGCCGATTATGCCGGGACCAAAACAGCACTTGTTGGTTATGCCCGTGGTATTGCCCGTGATCTTGGCCCGCGCAACATTACCGTGAATGTTATCCAGCCCGGCATTATGCCCACCGACATGGCGGCCGATGTTGCTGGTGAACTGCCCAATCGCGATGCCATCCTTGATATGCACCCGATCCGCCGTATTGCGACCCTCGAAGAAGTGGCCGATGCCGTTTGCTTCATTGCCGGGCCGTCGGCTGGATATATCAATGGTGAAACCATCAATATGGCAGGGGGGCTAGGAATTTAA
- a CDS encoding TetR/AcrR family transcriptional regulator, with protein sequence MGRHRKIDVEKALDAAVCVFWRKGYEGASYTDLTEAAGVERPALYSAFGNKEELFRRALARYYEHYLDFIPEALSKPTAREVAAHILYRSIELHTYSPEHTGCLGINGFLAGSDDAEPIRQMVILARAEGQEIIQKRFERAHAEGDLPETTDPAALTTYLMAVVHGIAVQAKAGFDRETLQLVAKQVLAGWPSP encoded by the coding sequence ATGGGACGACATCGCAAGATTGACGTGGAAAAGGCCCTGGACGCTGCTGTGTGCGTTTTCTGGCGCAAAGGCTATGAAGGTGCGTCCTATACGGACCTGACAGAAGCCGCCGGTGTAGAACGCCCTGCCCTTTATTCCGCCTTTGGCAATAAAGAAGAACTGTTTCGCCGCGCCCTGGCCCGCTATTACGAACACTATCTCGATTTTATCCCGGAAGCCCTGTCAAAGCCGACGGCGCGCGAAGTTGCTGCGCATATCCTTTATCGGTCGATCGAACTTCACACCTATAGCCCTGAACATACCGGCTGCCTTGGCATTAATGGCTTTCTGGCCGGGTCAGACGATGCCGAACCCATACGCCAGATGGTGATCCTGGCCCGCGCCGAGGGGCAGGAAATAATACAAAAACGGTTTGAACGGGCCCATGCCGAAGGTGACCTGCCCGAAACAACGGACCCCGCCGCCCTGACAACCTATTTGATGGCAGTGGTGCATGGTATTGCCGTGCAGGCCAAGGCAGGATTTGACCGCGAAACCCTGCAACTTGTTGCAAAACAAGTTCTTGCCGGTTGGCCCTCGCCATAA
- a CDS encoding NADP-dependent oxidoreductase, whose amino-acid sequence MKALTVKGYLPDTQADVMSINAPVPSDTDVIVKIEAAAFNPLDAKLAMGVMQAFFPLAFPYIPGTDFAGTVIAKGKDVREFAIGDSVFGRAEPVAGGAIAEQICVDQSHIAHRPSGLDAQTATSLPTPAGVAQLALDKLACPQGAPLLITGTGAVARAAVILARDKNDVFVLGDGLDRLAGLGTTLVAPTDPELADIVAKTTHILDTTADHLQSAYLAHVKPQTHVASVAMPMAEDVAQQANIKSEFVFLQTDQGILQKLATIAATQPLAVPGSKTFVLDEAATVFDGYVNGTLKGKYILTNA is encoded by the coding sequence ATGAAAGCCCTAACCGTAAAAGGATATCTGCCCGATACCCAGGCAGATGTAATGTCAATCAATGCGCCGGTGCCATCTGACACAGACGTTATTGTCAAAATCGAAGCCGCCGCCTTTAACCCGCTAGATGCCAAACTGGCAATGGGTGTGATGCAGGCATTTTTCCCGCTGGCATTTCCCTATATCCCCGGCACCGACTTTGCCGGAACGGTGATTGCAAAGGGTAAAGATGTTCGCGAATTTGCCATTGGCGATAGCGTTTTTGGCCGGGCAGAACCCGTTGCCGGCGGCGCCATTGCCGAACAGATTTGCGTTGATCAATCGCATATCGCCCATCGCCCTTCCGGTTTGGATGCACAAACAGCAACGTCACTACCGACCCCGGCGGGTGTCGCCCAGTTGGCCCTTGATAAACTGGCCTGCCCGCAAGGTGCCCCCCTCCTGATTACGGGAACAGGCGCGGTTGCACGGGCAGCGGTAATTCTTGCCCGTGATAAAAATGATGTTTTTGTCCTGGGTGACGGGCTGGATCGCCTGGCAGGTTTGGGGACGACACTTGTAGCACCTACGGACCCGGAACTTGCCGATATTGTTGCAAAAACCACCCATATTCTCGATACAACGGCGGATCATTTGCAAAGTGCCTATCTGGCCCATGTCAAACCGCAAACACATGTTGCCAGTGTTGCGATGCCAATGGCCGAGGATGTGGCACAGCAGGCCAATATCAAATCCGAATTTGTATTTTTGCAAACCGATCAGGGTATTTTGCAAAAACTTGCAACCATTGCCGCAACGCAGCCACTTGCTGTACCGGGCAGTAAGACCTTTGTTCTCGATGAAGCTGCAACTGTTTTTGATGGCTACGTGAATGGCACCCTGAAGGGCAAATATATCCTGACGAACGCGTAA
- a CDS encoding UbiX family flavin prenyltransferase, with protein sequence MKRVIIAITGASGVIYGVRALQLLRDVADIETHAVISPSALRTARAELDMDADEIRSYADVIYNYRDIGAAISSGSFQTAGMLVAPCSIKTLSGIANCYNDELIVRAADVCLKERRRVVLLLRETPYHAGHINLMAQATQNGAIIMPPVPAFYSRPQSIDEMVTQTTGRALDLLGIHLPVVKRWTENGEQAED encoded by the coding sequence ATGAAGCGGGTTATCATCGCCATTACCGGGGCATCGGGCGTTATTTATGGTGTGCGCGCCCTGCAGCTTTTGCGCGATGTCGCCGATATTGAAACCCACGCTGTAATTTCACCTTCGGCCCTGCGTACCGCGCGCGCCGAACTGGATATGGATGCCGATGAAATCCGGTCCTATGCCGATGTCATCTATAATTATCGCGATATCGGTGCTGCCATTTCATCTGGTTCATTCCAGACGGCAGGCATGCTGGTTGCCCCCTGTTCGATCAAAACCCTTAGCGGCATCGCCAATTGCTACAATGATGAACTGATTGTCCGTGCTGCCGATGTCTGCCTGAAGGAACGCCGCCGTGTGGTGCTGTTATTGCGTGAAACGCCCTATCATGCCGGCCATATCAACCTGATGGCCCAGGCGACGCAAAATGGCGCCATCATCATGCCCCCCGTCCCGGCCTTTTACAGCCGCCCGCAAAGCATTGATGAAATGGTTACGCAAACCACCGGCCGCGCGCTGGACCTTCTGGGCATCCATTTGCCGGTTGTCAAACGCTGGACAGAAAATGGGGAACAGGCCGAAGATTGA
- a CDS encoding SDR family NAD(P)-dependent oxidoreductase: MTEKFNATSSADDVLATRNLAGQRFLITGVSSGIGRETARALLARGASVAGTVRNLDTAKEAITALRDAAAPAGGSFKPVVLDLASLASVKAAADALMADGGKFDAIIANAGIMAAPFGKTVDGFENQFGTNHIGHFALVNRLEPLLVDGGRVVVLSSQAHRVADIDLDDPNFASQPYDPWVSYGRSKTANALFAVAFDKRHQHRGVRAVSVMPGNSLTDLPRHLSPEDLQGLFEMVGKARSDAGLPPPELKDIGQAAATSVWAAIVADNDVIGGRYLEDCDIAVTDDTPNPFADGVRSYALDPAQAELLWTKTEAMIAAVGLAD, from the coding sequence ATGACTGAAAAATTCAATGCAACGTCCAGCGCCGATGACGTGCTGGCAACCCGCAACCTTGCCGGGCAGCGGTTTTTGATTACCGGAGTTTCATCGGGTATCGGGCGTGAAACGGCGCGTGCCCTTCTGGCCCGCGGTGCCAGCGTGGCCGGTACGGTGCGCAATCTCGATACGGCGAAAGAAGCCATAACCGCCTTGCGTGATGCTGCCGCGCCTGCCGGTGGCAGTTTTAAGCCAGTGGTGCTTGATCTGGCATCACTTGCCAGTGTCAAGGCCGCGGCAGATGCGCTGATGGCCGATGGGGGCAAATTTGATGCGATTATTGCCAATGCGGGCATTATGGCAGCGCCCTTTGGCAAAACGGTTGACGGTTTTGAAAACCAGTTTGGCACCAACCATATCGGCCATTTTGCGCTGGTAAACCGGCTGGAACCCTTGCTGGTTGATGGCGGGCGTGTGGTGGTTTTATCCTCGCAGGCGCACCGGGTTGCCGATATTGATCTGGATGATCCCAATTTTGCCAGCCAGCCTTATGACCCGTGGGTTTCTTATGGCCGGTCCAAAACGGCAAATGCCCTGTTTGCTGTTGCCTTTGACAAGCGCCATCAACATCGCGGTGTGCGCGCAGTTTCGGTGATGCCGGGCAATAGCCTGACAGATCTTCCGCGCCATCTGTCGCCGGAAGATTTGCAAGGCCTGTTTGAAATGGTTGGCAAAGCGCGCAGCGATGCCGGGCTGCCGCCGCCCGAATTAAAGGACATCGGGCAGGCCGCCGCCACCAGTGTCTGGGCGGCAATTGTGGCCGACAACGATGTTATCGGCGGGCGCTATCTTGAGGATTGCGATATCGCCGTCACCGACGATACGCCAAACCCGTTTGCCGATGGCGTGCGGTCCTATGCGCTTGATCCTGCGCAGGCTGAATTGCTATGGACCAAAACCGAAGCCATGATTGCGGCAGTTGGCTTGGCAGACTGA
- the solA gene encoding N-methyl-L-tryptophan oxidase, translated as MSNQYDVAVIGLGAMGSAAISFLAARGVRVIGFEAASPAHGLGSSHGDSRLIRLGYFEDPSYVPLLRRAYENWRELESLLRESILHVTGVLQIGKTDSKIVTGTLASCELHNLASETLDADQMRKRFPVFGLDDDEVAVLDPNGGWLKPEAAIWGYLRLAAANGAKLHLGEKVDAITPDDNGVNISAGGQKYRAARVIVATGSWISQLVPQLADMANPIRQVVAWYRPENGFTTNPLRMPAFLRDENDAGSFFGFPEIGPDGVKIGRHAHFMESIDPDQPNPAVNDRDRALLDDFAARRLPGMKGLRVNETTCRYTMLPGEDFLLDHLPGESRVIVASPCSGHGFKFTSVIGEILADLATKDGTDLPVDAFKFDRLLAAAEKAKANKTDGLVLPR; from the coding sequence ATGTCCAACCAGTATGATGTCGCCGTTATTGGCCTTGGTGCCATGGGCAGTGCCGCCATTTCGTTTCTGGCCGCGCGGGGTGTGCGGGTGATCGGGTTTGAAGCCGCAAGCCCCGCCCATGGGCTGGGGTCTTCACATGGTGATAGCCGATTGATCCGACTGGGATATTTTGAAGATCCCAGCTATGTGCCGCTATTACGCCGCGCCTATGAAAACTGGCGTGAACTGGAAAGCCTGCTTCGCGAAAGCATCCTGCATGTCACGGGTGTTTTGCAAATCGGCAAAACCGACAGCAAAATTGTCACAGGCACCCTGGCATCGTGCGAATTGCACAACCTTGCCAGCGAAACCCTTGATGCCGACCAGATGCGCAAACGCTTCCCGGTTTTTGGCCTTGATGACGACGAAGTTGCCGTCTTGGACCCCAATGGTGGCTGGCTTAAACCCGAAGCAGCCATTTGGGGCTATTTGCGGCTTGCTGCCGCCAACGGGGCAAAGCTGCATCTGGGCGAAAAGGTTGATGCCATAACGCCCGATGATAATGGCGTTAACATTTCCGCAGGCGGGCAAAAATACCGCGCGGCCCGCGTCATTGTTGCCACCGGTTCCTGGATATCGCAACTGGTGCCCCAGCTTGCCGATATGGCAAACCCGATCCGCCAGGTGGTGGCGTGGTATCGCCCTGAAAACGGTTTCACCACCAACCCTTTGCGAATGCCTGCTTTTTTACGCGATGAAAATGATGCCGGGTCGTTTTTTGGCTTCCCTGAAATTGGCCCGGACGGCGTAAAAATTGGCCGTCATGCCCATTTTATGGAAAGCATCGACCCCGACCAGCCCAACCCCGCTGTCAATGACCGGGACCGCGCCCTGCTTGATGATTTTGCCGCCCGTCGCTTGCCCGGTATGAAGGGCTTGCGTGTTAATGAAACCACATGCCGCTATACCATGCTGCCGGGCGAAGACTTCCTGCTTGATCACTTGCCAGGCGAAAGCCGGGTGATCGTTGCATCGCCCTGTTCGGGGCATGGCTTTAAATTCACCAGTGTCATTGGCGAAATCCTGGCCGATCTGGCAACAAAGGACGGCACCGACCTGCCCGTCGATGCCTTCAAATTTGATCGTCTGCTGGCAGCGGCAGAAAAGGCAAAGGCCAACAAAACCGACGGGCTTGTTTTACCGCGCTAG
- a CDS encoding ester cyclase — protein sequence MTRPTIPASQAMALTNGQKRALEDFYSALGTSNVDLVDHALTENWDDIPLGPGQEPGRNGIKPVFGMFRAAFPDLRLEIETILAEADRAAVRLRMTGTHNGPLMGIPASGKAVDIVIHEFHEFEGDRLRRTWHLEDLLGMFGQIGTWPNTGKGDAR from the coding sequence ATGACCCGACCAACCATTCCCGCCTCGCAGGCCATGGCCCTGACCAATGGTCAGAAACGCGCGCTTGAAGATTTTTACAGCGCCCTTGGCACCAGCAATGTCGACCTTGTTGATCATGCCCTTACCGAAAACTGGGACGATATCCCGCTTGGCCCTGGTCAGGAACCAGGCCGAAATGGCATCAAACCGGTATTTGGCATGTTTCGCGCGGCTTTCCCGGATTTGCGCCTTGAAATCGAAACCATCCTTGCCGAAGCCGACCGTGCCGCAGTACGCCTGCGCATGACGGGCACCCACAATGGCCCGTTAATGGGCATTCCCGCCAGCGGCAAGGCGGTGGATATCGTCATTCATGAATTCCACGAATTTGAAGGTGATCGCCTGCGTCGCACCTGGCATCTGGAAGATCTGCTGGGCATGTTCGGCCAAATCGGTACCTGGCCAAACACAGGCAAGGGAGACGCAAGATGA
- a CDS encoding HD domain-containing protein, producing the protein MTALLADIAIPDSALAREITEFVRDSETDLLFHHSSRVYYFAAATGQRKGLKFDAELLYAGAMFHDMGLMPDHSSTDQRFEVDGANAAGQFLKARGISQQDIDIVWASIALHTTPGIPQHMHPVIALVTAGVEMDVLGMEYENFHDDQRNAIVKAHPRPTQFKEDIIQAFYDGICHKPHTTFGNVKADVIADKEPHFHRHNFCQVIRNSRWAG; encoded by the coding sequence ATGACTGCTTTGCTGGCTGATATCGCCATTCCTGATAGTGCGTTGGCGCGTGAAATTACCGAATTTGTGCGCGATAGCGAAACCGACCTTCTGTTTCATCATTCCAGCCGGGTTTATTATTTTGCCGCGGCAACAGGCCAGCGAAAGGGCCTGAAATTTGACGCCGAACTGCTTTATGCCGGGGCGATGTTCCATGATATGGGCCTGATGCCCGATCACAGCAGCACCGATCAGCGATTTGAGGTTGATGGTGCCAATGCCGCCGGGCAGTTTTTAAAGGCACGCGGCATTTCGCAACAGGATATTGATATTGTATGGGCATCGATTGCCCTGCATACCACGCCCGGTATTCCCCAGCATATGCACCCGGTGATCGCGCTGGTAACAGCGGGTGTGGAAATGGATGTGCTGGGCATGGAATATGAAAATTTCCACGATGATCAGCGCAATGCCATCGTCAAGGCACATCCACGCCCGACCCAGTTTAAGGAAGATATCATTCAGGCATTTTATGATGGTATTTGCCACAAACCGCATACCACCTTTGGCAATGTCAAAGCCGATGTGATTGCCGATAAGGAACCCCATTTCCACCGGCATAATTTTTGTCAGGTTATTCGCAATTCGCGCTGGGCAGGCTGA